From the genome of Glycine soja cultivar W05 chromosome 14, ASM419377v2, whole genome shotgun sequence:
ACATTGGAGTTTGGTGCCATGTATGGTTTGGCTTGCTTTCTTACAGATACATGTCATTAGTTAACATATATTAACTGGTTAGGTTGAGCATAGTACAACTTTTTGTCCAAAGCACCTCAACGTTAACTGTTTCCATCTATAGCGCGTATAGTATTAACTTGTTAGGTTGGTTTGCCTCCACGCTTGGAGGAACCATTTCAGCTCATGAGGACACTAGTTTTTCTGATTGGGTTGGCTGGTTGCTTGAGTATTGGGGATTTGGAGATGGTAGCGCATATATCTAAACTCCTTTGTGCCATTTGGAAAACTAGGAATCAAATGGTTTTTAATCACAAAAGAAACCCCATTTGTCTCACTTTGGACATGGTTGCTGCCTTGCACATTCAGAACCAACACAAAGTCCTGGATCAAACTGGCTCAGGGTTTCATAAAGGCCAACTTTGATGTGTGAATTGTGGAGAACAAAGGTACAGGTTTTGGGATTATTTTTGCTACCATGCTGGAGAAGTTTTGGCAGCATCTGCTATGATATTCATATTAATTGTTGAAGCCTTGGCCTTCAGGTGGGCTATAGAGCTGATTGTGTTGTTTTGCTTAGAAGCACATACATCCCCTTCTATTATATCCCATGTAAATAGGCAAGCCAACAGAGCTCCTCATAGATTGGTTAGATTTACTTTTTTGGTTCATGAGTCCCATTGGATTAAGGATACCCCTCCCCAATTAGTGGACATTGTTCTTCAAGACGTAATGCCTCAGGGCCTTGCCTATAAAGCACGGACACTTCAGCCCCTTGTTGTGTCCGATGTCCGACACGCGTCCGTATCAGTGTCTGACATCGATACGACACCTGTACTACGTTCTATATTTTGGATATTACAGGTGTCCACGTATCCGTATCCGTGTCGGTGTTAGTGCTTCATAGCTTTCTGCTTTTTAATATACATATCATTATTAacttgagaaaaaaagaaaaagaaaaacattttcaatcaattgttTCCTCCCGAAaatgcttttgatttttttatcaataaggaaaaataaaaacaacaacaagatgATCCAATGGATGTAACTCTTGCTAACACACATTGAGTTTGTAGGAAAAAATCTAAATTCAATTCTCACAAAATACACTATtagataagaataaaaaatcttaaatgtgATTAAGTTTGAAACCAAGTGATTACAATtgttgttaataataataaaaaaaaaccaacaaattaCAACCCCACAGTGGTGATACTAAGGTCTAAGAGCATCAGCCAACAACATGTAACTCAAATCAACAAGACAAGCTTCCCAAACTTTTAAACTAACTAGAAGAAGTCCTTAGCTAGCCAGTCCACACACATTGATTTCTTTCGTGGTATACATGCTGAAACTTCAATTGCCCCTGTCATTGTTAATATCCTCGAAACAGAAAGGtatatttaactaatttataacTCTAAACTCATGTGgttgtattgtattttttttaaccatacTCATGTTGTGAAGTTTTCCTAATTTTATCGATCGATAATTAATCTAAGTTAAGAAATCTCATTAAGTCTCTCTCCTTGGTCAGATCTCctgttatttttataagttttgattttttgagTCAATTATGATTATGAGACCGTATGAAATTTTATTAGACttaaaattcatcatttttatCTAAAAGTGTATTATATAAATACTGAATTCAAGTTCTCTTCAAGaaacttattatattttatgaactGAGTTATATCCattgaataattataatataattagtatagtaaaaaacatttatttataaaattttaaaataaatatttaccataTGTATTGCATAGACTAGAAATGCAATTAAGTACCCAATACTTAAATTCAAAAACTTTAATTAAGCTGATTAAAACAACTTATGTTAGCTTATCCATACGTTTGATGGTGCATATACGAAaatatattagttaaaattaaaaataaattaaataaagtaaagGATAAGAGTATTCATCATTTGGATTAACTTGACCAACATGAAAATTCAACTCAAAAATTAAGAatcaatttgtttaaatttatttattgaaatagatacttattttaataaaataaattttttttatttttaatatatttatctaaattatttctacttaaaaaaaattggtttaaaaatattttttaaatttaaacaaactcatcTACATTAGTTGGTTCAAAATGTAATTGAGGATCCCCTTTTcgtttttaatcttattttattttattttttatcttaactCAAGTTATCACTAAACGACTAACGTGCCCTCTCTCACCTCTTGCACGTTCTCCCTCTTTTAagcgcttttttttttttttttcttctacctCCGTTTCTCCGTCTCCACATTTCTCCTTCACGAACTCCCgatttttcttcctcttcaatCTCGTCCCTCTCTGTCTCTCCATCCTTAAATATACACAACATCTTCTAAGGAGAAAGGGGTTCCGAAAGTTACGGTGTGTATttactttgtttattattgggATTCTTATGGTTTTCAAATGGGATTCTTGGGCGAAATTTTTGTCTTGTCTGAAACGGGATTCTTTTAGCATCACAGTGATTTCGTTCCGTATCTGTATCGTTAGGTTCCATCAAGCAcgctgattttgttttttttttctttctttcttttttgcagataaaataaaaatggatcCAAACGCGGTGAAGTCCACTCTCTCCAATCTGGCGTTTGGAAACGTAATGGCGGCAGCTGCCCGTGATTATCAGAAGGTGATTTAACAATTCTTCACTTCGAAATGCAGTTATCTTCACGATTCGCAAAAAGGAAgacaaaaccccccacactcATGCGTGTGTGAATTTGGAATAATTTAGTGCGTGTTTGGATGTGTGTTtgtagaattgattttgaacaAACGTGATTTTACAGAATTGATTTTAAGTAAAACGTGTCATGTTATGTTTAGGTCTTAATGCAATTCATTCTTGCTATTGCTGTTTTTCCCTTTCGATGCAGATTTTGACGATTTGATAGTCATTTGTTTACAAAGATGAATGAAACTAGTGTCCTACATTGCGTcgtaatttatatatttggatGTTATATGAATATTGTAACGTCTTTTTACTACTTGAATAGTTGAATCTGGCTATGCATTTGCATgtgttttcattttgtgtgaATAAAATAGATCTAGTAGTGCTACTAGTGCCTGATTTGAAACTCTTCAACTTATAAGATTGCTCAAGTTTTTTCTATGAACTCCTTCCTTTAATTAtccttttcttgttttcttatcAAATGTTCAGAATATAGCGCTATGTTTAAGAGCTTACCATAAATGGTGAATAGTTGAATACTGTATGTTTTGGGTGATAGTTTATGAAGTACTACTTTCTCAAAAGTCTTATGTGGTttgtttttaaactaatttactGTTTACTCAAATGCTAACATTATGCTATAATTTTCTCTAAAGAGTGATGTTAATGTAATGCATAATTCTTCTGCCAGCAGCAACATATTCGTGTAATCTAACATGTGCTATGATACCTGCAGGAATTGCATGCTCAAGAGAAGACACATGCATCAAGTTCAGTACATCAGGAGGTTGACCTTGACGAGTTAATGGATGTATGCTTTGCAAACTTTTCAACCTCatcttatgtgtgtgtgtgtgtatgtttatCCCCTCATTCTTTATAACTGGTCTACACAATGTTGATGTCAGGATCCTGAGTTGGAAAAATTGCATGCAGATAGGATTGCAGCTCTTAAGGTGGCAATCTACATATGTACTGAGATACAGatgatattcaaattttttgtttttacttctgttatttataaatttccTTGCTATTCACAACTGGATTTGTCTTTATTAGAAAGAAGCAGAGAAACGGGAGGAATGGAAGAAGAAAGGTCATGGAGAATTTAGGGAAGTAACCGAGGGTGATTTCTTAGGCGAAGTCACAGGAAGTGAAAAAGTGATTTGTCACTTCTACCATAAGGAGTTCTATAGATGCAAGTATGTTAATTGACTTAAATATTATTCCTTGTGACTCATTATCTTTCTATGTCTCTTAATTTCTGACATGCATGGTTACATGTGCCTGTTGTTGTATCAATAAATGTTTCCAGGATAATGGATAAGCATTTAAAGTCTCTTGCACCAAAGCATATCGATACAAAGTTCATCAAGCTTGATGCAGAGGTCAGCATGAACCATTCTATAGAGATGATTTTGGAGTTTTCTTAGGGATTGAGTCAATGCAACTGTTGTAACATTGGAGAGATTATCTTAATGCAACTGTTTATCTTGGTAAAGATATTGAATGAAGTTCACTATTGATAATAATGCAGAATGCACCATTCTTTGTTACAAAACTGGCTATCAAGACTTTACCCTGCGTCATACTGTTCAGGTGAGGCCTAAATCTGTACTTGATCAATTGAGTGTATTAATGTTTCTGTTAGGTCTCAAAAATTATGTGAATGTAATAACTGCCCCCCATCTAGAAAAGTGGATATAGGAGCTAACAGATGCTTGGTGGCAGATGTTATcctggatgaaataaaattctgTTGTTACTGAACTAAACTGAcagtatataaaataaatgtgaataaaatttatttgttatatcAGTATATTGGCTAAGGACAAGGTGTTTCTTTCTTCAGACAAGGAGTAGCAGTAGATAGATTGGTAGGATTTCAAGATGTGGGAGGTAAAGATGATTTTACCACAAGAACGCTGGAGGCTCTGCTGATAAAGAAAGGTAATGCTTCTATTTGTCCTTTTCATTTCTTAGCGACTGGAAAGGATTCTTAACTGCCATTTGACAGGTATAATTGAGGTGAAGAAAGCtgaggatgatgaagatgatgaataTCAAGACAGTACACGTAGAGTTGTAAGATCCTCCATGATTGCTGGTTctgattctgattctgattaaaATTAATCAGCTGGTGGCATTAAAAGAAGAATCCTCTGTTTATCTTTTCTTCATATCCTTTTGGATTTCGGGCTTGTATAATCTTTGCTGCACTTGTGGTTTGTTTGCTTTTGGGAAGTGGTTTGATGAATCCATAGCAATCATACAGAAGCTATACTGCGCTACAACTGTTGTATGAACCTGTCCCTGTAGGAAATTGCTAACGTTTCTCGCATCCGAGGGGTATCAAAAGTTAGAACTTCATTTGTAACAGTAGAAATTGAtataggttttctaaaatggaTTTAATTATTGTTCATCGTGAGTGCATTAGAAGCCACTAAAATTGGGCCAGGGCTTGAATGGTACTAAACTGTGAGTGCATTATAGAAAGGGAGTATGCATGAAATCGTAGTAGCATACCAAACttcattatcatattttttcattGTTACATCAAAATATATGATTATACAATTTTAAATGAAGTGTCGATTTAAAAGATGATGTCAAGGTAAATTTTCACATGATCTTGTTATGTGAAAATGTGTATATTGATCTTTTAAGTGagaaatatacacaattttcacataataagatatttaaaggcagatatcttattaaaataaatttagtgtaataatcgaaataatgtaatattaaagGAAACAATAAATGAGAAATGCAGCTAATGATAAAAATGCCTATTTAGGcagcatttgaaaaaaaataatgttttaaggTAGGAAGTTAAAGGCCTAAATATCTCTATTTCAATGAAAACTTATAGACTAATAGCTAAAATCACctccaaatatatttattacacaAAATTTGTGCCTATCTCATCAAAAGTATTATATaagactttttaaaaatttgtgaaTATCAATCAATATACATATACTATTAGAAAAGTAATCTCTTAAAGGGAACACTTGTCAATTTTGAGAAAgttctctctctttatttttctctttctttaattctatcttttacatttattttttatcttcacgttttacttctttttttatttttatgtttctttctcttttatttattttatttttttttgtacatttttgttcttttatatttttgaaccCGTTCAAACCCACCGATCTGTACGAAATTGCCTAGAatgctcatttttttttctcagttTTCACGGTTAGGATCGAGTCGATCATCATGCACAACCCTAAAGATCTTCCTCGCACCCAAAACCGAAGTTTGAGGGGGAAGAACAGATGGTCTCTACTCATTGAGGAGAAAGCGTTTAAAGAGCAAGCACGAGATCAAGGGAGATGAAGGATACCCACTGATTTTGGATGTGTTCTTTTTTGCAGTTTATTTATTTCGTTTGTTCTTAGGGATTTTGAGGGTAAGTTGGTGTACTTGCATAAGCGTAAGTTCACTTACATGTGTTTCTTGCTCTTTCAAACTGAAGTTGGCTGGGGTTGGTACTAAAAAAGCACATTCATCCAATGTTTTACTTTTctgttacaaaaaaaataaattggtttACGTTTATTTGTGATTTAAGGAATTTGATGTGTTAATTCATTATTGCCCTATAACaaatggtggaaaatagacttagtggtttgggcatgtagagagaagaccggtagactctgtagtgaggagagtagaccagatggagagaaggcaaacaattcgaggcagaggaagatccaaaaagactataagagaggttatcaaaaaggatctcgaacttaatgatttggatagaagtatggtacttgatagaacattatggcggaagttgatccatgtagccgacc
Proteins encoded in this window:
- the LOC114383263 gene encoding thioredoxin domain-containing protein PLP3A-like — protein: MDPNAVKSTLSNLAFGNVMAAAARDYQKELHAQEKTHASSSVHQEVDLDELMDDPELEKLHADRIAALKKEAEKREEWKKKGHGEFREVTEGDFLGEVTGSEKVICHFYHKEFYRCKIMDKHLKSLAPKHIDTKFIKLDAENAPFFVTKLAIKTLPCVILFRQGVAVDRLVGFQDVGGKDDFTTRTLEALLIKKGIIEVKKAEDDEDDEYQDSTRRVVRSSMIAGSDSDSD